In one window of Chryseobacterium sp. JV274 DNA:
- a CDS encoding helix-turn-helix domain-containing protein → MDNISLLIIVNIISLFISLFLAFFLITLKTKYKISNSLFAFFLILNAIDISEPLFSMVTDGPSNLGMFRTTFAFLQIPVFYLYIISVCYSDFKLKPKYLLHLLPFLIVNLVLLPRFYTVDAASKMSFIQNRQNMIEFQFIHILIHLQMVLYIIAVFRVLRKSKKLYLENYAGKNISSYNWLFQFTVVLSILYAVALLKNILKFSDYQNVSEWIKIGLFVSSLFIFCWYLFKALNNPDLFRNIDSKLKLVSEIVSEEKSSNQSMGDEKEYNEELLKLKKYMVEKRPFLNSSLTIQDVSNDIEIPVRDLSLLINHQLGQHFYDFVNAYRIESAKDILKDTSKSKVTILEILYEVGFNSKSSFNTAFKKHTGNTPTSYRKNLQDSVL, encoded by the coding sequence ATGGATAATATTAGTTTATTAATTATTGTAAATATAATCTCTTTATTCATCTCGTTGTTTCTGGCATTTTTCCTGATTACCCTTAAAACAAAGTACAAAATAAGTAATTCTTTATTTGCTTTTTTTCTAATATTAAATGCAATAGATATTAGTGAGCCTTTGTTTAGCATGGTAACTGATGGTCCGTCCAACCTGGGAATGTTTAGGACCACCTTTGCTTTTCTGCAGATTCCTGTTTTTTATCTTTATATCATATCAGTCTGTTACTCTGATTTTAAGCTAAAGCCAAAATATCTGCTGCATCTGCTTCCGTTTTTGATTGTTAATCTTGTTTTACTGCCTCGTTTTTATACTGTGGACGCGGCATCAAAAATGAGTTTTATTCAGAATCGTCAAAATATGATAGAGTTTCAGTTCATTCATATTTTAATACATCTGCAGATGGTTCTATATATCATTGCTGTTTTTAGAGTACTAAGAAAATCGAAGAAACTATATCTTGAAAACTATGCAGGAAAAAACATCAGTTCCTATAACTGGTTATTCCAGTTTACCGTTGTACTGAGCATTTTATATGCGGTAGCTCTTTTAAAAAATATTTTGAAATTCTCTGATTATCAAAATGTTTCGGAATGGATCAAGATCGGACTTTTCGTATCATCTCTTTTTATTTTTTGTTGGTATCTGTTCAAAGCGTTAAATAACCCTGATCTTTTTAGAAACATTGATTCAAAACTAAAACTTGTTTCTGAGATTGTTTCCGAAGAAAAAAGCAGTAATCAATCAATGGGAGATGAAAAAGAATATAATGAAGAACTTTTGAAATTGAAAAAATATATGGTTGAGAAAAGACCTTTTCTGAACTCCTCACTAACCATTCAGGATGTTTCCAATGATATTGAAATTCCTGTCCGGGATTTATCTCTTTTAATCAATCATCAATTAGGGCAGCATTTTTATGATTTCGTAAATGCTTATCGGATAGAAAGTGCTAAGGATATTTTAAAAGATACTTCAAAAAGTAAGGTAACGATTTTAGAAATTCTATACGAAGTTGGTTTTAATTCAAAATCTTCCTTTAATACCGCTTTTAAAAAGCACACTGGTAATACGCCGACTTCCTACCGCAAAAATCTACAAGACAGTGTTTTGTAA
- a CDS encoding helix-turn-helix domain-containing protein, with translation MIYTTLLNIAIFQGIILGFIILKSSLFNSNSNKYLAYLLFALSIVLLNYVFEIEGAFISYPLLRFIDNIDWVFLLPVFTFLFIINRIDDAVKNRQKTYLYYIPFVYNSILNTAICLDTVAGIYKIPESYMYLVNILQMIQLLLAVIIILFLPFYSYFMIRHLKDSQEKKWVITLLTIIYLVLLVWLTTYMTGLFFGLDISSTMSVLALCATFIMHWTAYIGIYKYKLAKNKDAIYNLLNNSSVISYPDLQIVQNSTPQEYKESITADNLYFQKLELLCKDQHIYTDSTLNREKVAEKLGISAGYLSQIVNTITGDNFAHYINQYRVKAVKEMISDPEFENYTLLTMGLESGFTSKTTFYNSFKKVTGQTPNEYKNTLK, from the coding sequence TTGATTTATACAACACTTTTAAATATTGCGATTTTCCAGGGAATAATCTTAGGCTTTATTATTTTAAAGTCTTCCCTATTCAATAGCAATTCAAATAAATATTTGGCATACTTGCTATTTGCACTTTCCATTGTCTTACTAAATTATGTTTTTGAAATTGAGGGAGCTTTCATATCCTATCCTTTATTGCGTTTTATAGACAATATCGACTGGGTATTTTTGTTACCCGTTTTTACATTTTTGTTTATTATAAATCGTATTGATGATGCAGTTAAAAACAGGCAAAAAACGTATTTGTATTACATTCCATTTGTCTATAATAGTATTCTTAATACTGCCATCTGTCTTGATACTGTAGCAGGAATTTATAAAATCCCTGAATCTTACATGTATCTAGTCAATATACTTCAAATGATTCAGCTTTTATTGGCGGTAATTATTATCTTGTTTCTTCCTTTCTATTCTTATTTTATGATAAGGCATTTAAAAGACTCACAAGAGAAAAAATGGGTCATTACCTTATTAACCATTATCTATCTGGTGTTACTTGTCTGGCTTACGACCTATATGACTGGTTTGTTTTTTGGATTAGATATTTCCTCTACCATGAGCGTCCTTGCTTTATGTGCAACATTCATCATGCATTGGACAGCTTATATAGGTATTTACAAATATAAACTGGCCAAAAACAAAGATGCTATCTATAATTTACTAAATAATAGTTCTGTTATTTCATATCCCGATTTGCAAATTGTACAAAATAGTACACCGCAAGAATATAAGGAATCTATCACCGCTGATAATCTTTATTTTCAAAAACTGGAACTTCTTTGCAAAGATCAGCACATTTATACAGACAGTACATTAAACAGAGAAAAAGTGGCTGAAAAACTAGGCATAAGCGCGGGATATCTTTCACAAATTGTAAACACAATAACAGGAGATAATTTTGCCCATTATATCAATCAATATCGAGTGAAAGCCGTCAAGGAAATGATATCAGATCCTGAATTTGAAAACTATACTTTGCTGACGATGGGATTAGAATCCGGGTTTACTTCAAAAACAACTTTTTATAATTCCTTTAAAAAAGTGACTGGTCAGACGCCAAATGAATATAAAAACACCCTCAAATAA
- a CDS encoding serine protease, with amino-acid sequence MIPFHKYPDVYPDLISEMLLFFCNYKIEGNTRIIESRKVFEFCVYYQDKFKPTEFPQPVLIAKICEVLVENHVLNLNRKGYGPPSEDMYNFMPFNVEETLANLRGGLSKDIINITYNSLVFGFSYVNKYASNKVQPLLNINENEDQSIGTTFNYHNGIATAKHCFDGAKKIAIKNVSKEKLKESTFYVHKKKEIDLVFIQFNDDHLQFSETFLMSGKGEILDKVLAIGFPNVPGFHSFQTSEVATISSRYTPSVGTIAAIAQDFWLKENLMLITAKIRAGNSGGPVINNKGEIIGISSYLPTGEGNYDNLGYGTVIPVEFLDSIIKENFTEFDKSGIEFIDFPLL; translated from the coding sequence ATGATACCATTTCATAAATATCCTGATGTTTATCCTGATTTGATTAGCGAAATGCTTTTATTTTTTTGTAATTACAAAATAGAGGGGAATACCAGAATTATAGAGTCACGTAAGGTTTTTGAATTTTGTGTGTATTACCAAGACAAATTTAAACCCACAGAATTTCCACAACCTGTCTTAATTGCAAAAATTTGTGAAGTACTTGTTGAAAATCATGTACTGAATTTAAATAGAAAAGGATATGGTCCACCAAGTGAAGACATGTACAACTTTATGCCATTTAATGTGGAAGAAACTCTTGCAAATTTGAGGGGTGGGCTTTCAAAAGATATCATTAATATAACATATAATTCTCTAGTCTTTGGTTTCTCATATGTTAATAAATATGCATCTAACAAAGTACAGCCATTACTGAATATAAACGAAAATGAAGACCAGTCCATAGGTACTACATTTAATTATCATAATGGTATAGCCACTGCTAAGCATTGTTTTGACGGAGCAAAAAAAATTGCTATAAAGAATGTCTCTAAAGAAAAATTAAAAGAATCCACATTTTATGTTCACAAAAAAAAGGAAATTGATTTAGTATTTATTCAGTTTAATGATGACCATCTACAATTTTCAGAAACTTTTTTAATGTCTGGTAAGGGAGAAATTCTTGACAAAGTACTTGCAATTGGATTTCCAAATGTTCCAGGTTTTCATTCGTTTCAAACAAGTGAAGTTGCTACTATATCTTCAAGATATACTCCATCAGTAGGAACTATTGCTGCAATAGCACAAGATTTTTGGTTAAAGGAAAATCTCATGCTAATAACAGCAAAAATTAGAGCTGGTAACAGTGGAGGACCTGTAATTAATAACAAGGGAGAAATTATTGGAATTTCATCATACTTACCAACTGGCGAAGGTAATTATGATAATTTAGGATATGGAACAGTAATACCTGTTGAATTTTTAGATTCAATCATTAAAGAAAACTTTACTGAATTTGACAAATCAGGAATTGAATTTATTGATTTTCCTTTATTGTGA
- a CDS encoding DUF3575 domain-containing protein, whose amino-acid sequence MKKPFLLAIILFAFNSVNAQNGPDANPYQKNNEIKLNLISPLSGAVEAGFERYLSKNSSLGISVFKVYDNTREKDLNYYISPYYRYYLGKKYASGFFVEGFGMFTSIDGKKIYAADNLTFTEGKDVYDLALGAGLGWKLVTKKGLVFEANTAYGRLVFNADKTDHNQVLKLGLSIGYRF is encoded by the coding sequence ATGAAAAAACCCTTTTTACTAGCCATCATTTTGTTTGCTTTTAATTCTGTCAATGCTCAAAATGGACCTGATGCAAATCCTTATCAGAAAAACAATGAAATTAAACTGAATCTAATTTCGCCATTATCCGGTGCTGTAGAAGCAGGTTTTGAGCGGTACCTCAGCAAAAATTCGTCACTGGGAATTTCTGTATTTAAGGTTTATGATAATACAAGAGAAAAAGATCTGAATTACTATATCTCTCCCTATTACAGATATTATTTGGGAAAAAAATATGCTTCCGGTTTTTTTGTCGAAGGATTTGGAATGTTCACTTCCATTGATGGAAAAAAAATATATGCCGCAGACAATCTGACATTCACTGAAGGTAAAGATGTATATGATCTTGCACTGGGTGCAGGTTTGGGATGGAAACTGGTTACAAAGAAAGGATTGGTTTTTGAAGCCAACACTGCCTACGGAAGACTAGTCTTCAATGCAGATAAAACAGATCACAATCAGGTTCTAAAGCTAGGCTTAAGTATTGGTTATCGATTTTAA
- a CDS encoding Crp/Fnr family transcriptional regulator, with protein sequence MSKETIPLVEYFKSYIPLSKKEIELLNERFVERRIKRKQFILKENEVCQYYTFVVSGCLKMYNIDGNGEEHNLQFAAENDWIVDIDSFHHKKPSQLYIAALETSTVLQIEKNDLWFLYTYYPKFDRNFRIIIEQKFIELQNRVLQNISATGEEKYEFFLKHYSQLANRLPNTQIASYLGITPQFLSKIRQRRIKN encoded by the coding sequence ATGTCAAAAGAAACCATTCCGCTTGTAGAATATTTTAAAAGCTATATTCCGCTTTCAAAGAAAGAAATTGAATTGTTGAATGAACGTTTTGTTGAAAGGAGAATCAAACGAAAACAGTTTATTCTGAAAGAAAATGAAGTGTGTCAATATTATACATTTGTTGTCTCAGGATGTTTAAAAATGTACAATATAGATGGTAACGGCGAAGAACATAATCTCCAGTTTGCGGCAGAGAATGACTGGATTGTGGATATAGACAGTTTTCATCATAAAAAACCAAGTCAATTGTATATTGCGGCTCTTGAAACTTCCACTGTTTTGCAGATTGAAAAAAATGATCTTTGGTTTCTTTATACTTATTATCCCAAATTCGACAGAAACTTCAGAATAATTATCGAACAGAAATTCATCGAGCTCCAAAATCGGGTACTTCAAAATATAAGTGCAACAGGAGAAGAAAAATATGAATTTTTTCTTAAACATTATTCTCAGCTGGCCAACAGGCTTCCCAATACACAGATTGCTTCCTATCTTGGAATCACTCCGCAATTCTTAAGTAAAATCCGTCAGCGGCGGATCAAAAACTGA
- a CDS encoding helix-turn-helix domain-containing protein → MTDINEKICLYITKKWLIPWLQEGKSQNSFAKNHGVEESTIRKIKSEETYRIPVETLFKICEARKISLSDFFKLINE, encoded by the coding sequence ATGACAGATATAAACGAAAAAATTTGTTTATACATTACAAAAAAATGGTTGATACCTTGGCTTCAAGAAGGCAAGTCACAAAATTCTTTTGCCAAAAATCATGGTGTAGAAGAAAGTACCATTAGAAAAATTAAAAGTGAAGAGACCTACAGAATACCAGTTGAAACACTTTTTAAAATATGTGAAGCAAGAAAAATTAGTTTATCTGATTTTTTTAAACTTATAAATGAATAA
- a CDS encoding DUF6119 family protein yields the protein MAKKKIKLNVVLLKNNLNIAAPETFIENYRQDNEINFNKGDLNAILYKKLGSYSEPKWVENLKNKIVGNFASDFPSNQSSGVTLFIEVQNRIFAINFGTLGRFNINKNVIEKTFGIYTANKLLNNDLTATIKSAYSRVNETNPVNKQRQYGADISNDQLFLSMEDNEALKELAVISYASEDFSRMIGKYSSLNVQFLFNDTEIPCFQYLQPKLSRLLDIYNSVSTNDIKKLFKGIYPLNSTESQDLNAQLPNKLIISTDAFFLFEPEIDYDFSLVAAIKIGDELYDELSLSDYLSKNPQPSFEVLNEDKVLFLNEDEDVIKEWSILECLYGEIEENNTNYILSGGEWFEVSKDKYDRISHAIDEIIDTEFVIPDRIKENIREAIEQALTQNPKINKENIFNTHLSNHIHGYLFDEAAKQINLYEDRFEVCDVLHQNSFFHVKYNYGASVLSHLFNQGYVSAKSYAEFTSKYAEAVNVHIPDVANHLSHQPDNVTVHYLILNEKSQDRLTFFSKMALEDKIRTLQAMRFNVKLTWVRDMY from the coding sequence ATGGCTAAAAAGAAAATAAAATTAAATGTAGTTCTTTTAAAAAATAATTTAAACATTGCAGCTCCTGAAACATTTATTGAAAATTATAGGCAAGACAATGAAATCAATTTCAATAAAGGAGATCTCAATGCTATCCTTTATAAAAAGTTAGGTAGCTACAGTGAACCTAAGTGGGTTGAGAATTTAAAAAATAAAATTGTTGGGAATTTTGCTAGTGATTTCCCATCTAACCAAAGTTCTGGTGTAACTTTATTTATTGAAGTACAAAATAGAATTTTTGCAATTAATTTTGGAACGCTGGGGCGTTTCAATATAAATAAGAATGTAATAGAGAAAACATTTGGAATTTATACTGCTAATAAATTATTAAACAATGATTTAACAGCAACGATAAAAAGTGCTTATAGTCGGGTAAATGAAACAAATCCTGTTAATAAGCAGCGCCAATACGGGGCAGACATATCAAATGATCAACTCTTCCTTTCAATGGAGGATAATGAAGCTCTTAAAGAACTAGCTGTAATTAGTTATGCATCAGAAGATTTTTCAAGAATGATAGGGAAGTATAGTTCGTTAAATGTTCAATTTCTTTTTAATGATACTGAAATTCCTTGTTTTCAATATCTTCAACCAAAATTAAGTAGGCTTTTAGATATTTATAATTCTGTTTCCACCAATGATATTAAAAAACTATTTAAGGGAATATATCCTCTAAATAGTACAGAATCACAGGATCTGAATGCACAATTACCTAACAAATTAATTATATCAACTGACGCGTTCTTTTTGTTTGAACCTGAAATAGACTATGATTTTAGCCTTGTTGCAGCGATTAAAATCGGAGATGAGCTATACGATGAATTATCTCTATCTGATTATCTCTCCAAAAATCCTCAGCCTAGTTTTGAAGTCCTCAATGAAGATAAGGTTCTTTTTCTCAATGAAGATGAAGATGTTATTAAAGAGTGGTCTATTCTGGAATGCTTGTATGGAGAAATTGAAGAAAACAATACAAATTATATCTTATCTGGTGGTGAGTGGTTTGAAGTTTCTAAAGATAAATATGATCGTATTAGTCATGCAATTGATGAGATCATTGATACTGAATTTGTTATTCCTGATCGTATTAAAGAAAATATAAGAGAAGCTATTGAACAAGCTCTTACTCAAAATCCAAAAATTAATAAAGAAAATATCTTTAATACACATTTATCAAATCACATTCATGGCTATTTGTTTGATGAAGCAGCTAAACAAATTAATCTTTACGAAGATAGATTCGAAGTTTGCGATGTTCTCCATCAAAATAGTTTTTTTCATGTAAAGTATAATTATGGCGCTTCGGTATTGAGTCACTTATTTAATCAAGGTTATGTGTCAGCTAAATCATATGCAGAATTTACGAGTAAATATGCAGAAGCAGTTAATGTACACATACCGGATGTTGCAAATCATCTTTCTCATCAACCTGATAATGTTACGGTTCACTATCTTATTCTTAATGAGAAATCACAAGATAGATTAACATTTTTTTCGAAAATGGCTTTGGAAGACAAAATTAGAACTTTGCAAGCTATGCGATTTAATGTGAAGTTGACTTGGGTTAGAGATATGTATTAA
- a CDS encoding helix-turn-helix domain-containing protein, translated as MDKYNFLELVSSIGIFMVLLLALFLITVKAKHRLSNWLFAFFVFTNAVDALKFLQREFPVNYINLEAFRWSIVYLVPASFYLYVLSVCYSNFRLKPKYLLHAIPFVAYNLYLMWGIYFVDRASKIDFINGMNDMPLMQFFQFLFEFLFQVYFIASFLVIRKSRTVYLENYTNPNISVLNVLYKITILYYVLHFIVLIRWLATFTFGLGEIRAWIVTLDGFAFLFCTCWYLFTALNNPEFFRGVDSELKPITEVVPKQKTSLLPVEEKNKEIKFLKDFMVEKEPYLDSSLTIQDLAEQVEMPVKDLSTLINLYMDKHFFDFVNEYRIEKAMQILKDPSQKELTVLEILYQVGFNSKSSFNTSFKKYTGKTPTDYRKQTL; from the coding sequence ATGGACAAATACAACTTTTTAGAACTCGTTTCCTCTATTGGGATTTTCATGGTACTTTTGCTTGCCTTGTTTTTGATTACCGTAAAAGCCAAGCACAGACTTTCAAATTGGCTTTTTGCTTTTTTTGTTTTTACCAATGCCGTAGATGCATTAAAATTTTTACAGCGAGAATTTCCTGTTAATTATATCAACCTGGAGGCGTTTCGTTGGAGTATTGTTTATTTGGTCCCGGCATCGTTTTATCTCTATGTATTGTCCGTTTGTTACTCCAATTTTCGCTTAAAACCGAAATATTTACTGCATGCAATTCCCTTTGTTGCTTACAATTTGTATTTAATGTGGGGAATCTATTTTGTAGACAGAGCCTCGAAAATAGATTTTATAAATGGCATGAATGATATGCCTTTAATGCAATTTTTTCAATTTCTTTTTGAATTTTTGTTTCAAGTGTATTTTATTGCTTCATTTCTAGTTATTAGAAAATCCAGAACGGTCTATCTCGAGAATTATACGAATCCGAATATTTCCGTACTTAACGTGCTATACAAAATAACCATTCTGTATTATGTCTTACATTTTATAGTTTTGATAAGATGGCTGGCCACTTTTACCTTTGGTTTGGGTGAGATCCGAGCCTGGATTGTAACGCTGGATGGATTTGCGTTTTTATTTTGTACTTGCTGGTATCTATTTACTGCATTAAACAATCCGGAATTTTTTCGAGGAGTAGATTCTGAGCTGAAACCTATCACAGAAGTTGTTCCGAAACAAAAAACCAGCCTTCTCCCAGTTGAAGAAAAAAATAAGGAAATTAAATTTTTAAAAGATTTTATGGTTGAAAAAGAGCCTTATCTGGATTCCTCATTAACCATTCAGGATTTAGCAGAGCAAGTAGAAATGCCTGTTAAAGATTTATCTACTTTGATTAATTTGTATATGGATAAACACTTTTTCGATTTCGTGAATGAATACAGAATTGAAAAAGCAATGCAAATCCTTAAAGATCCTTCTCAAAAAGAACTGACGGTTTTGGAAATCTTATACCAGGTTGGTTTTAATTCCAAATCTTCGTTCAATACCTCTTTCAAAAAATATACAGGAAAAACACCAACAGATTACAGAAAACAAACTTTGTAA
- a CDS encoding serine hydrolase domain-containing protein — MAKSYERGLFNGNVLIAKNNKIIYQKSFGFTDETHTTYLNDKSIFNIGSIAKEFNAVAIMILVERGLLSLDDRVSKFNLGLPKWSEKVTIRHLLNYASGIPPIERLKPENDAAAWNILRSNDSLLFEPGTSYRYDNGNVFLQRRIIEKVTGISFEEFVIKNIVKPLKMTNSVFEPKLGYKNRTSCYDMDNARCPELKFISGWLWVDSNDLYKWIEALNSNRLISKESLQTLLNNPYAKDEGGSLGRYFENDELQRHNGVSYKFESIYLNDFKNNITIILVSNNLNRVWDLGHIIHNLMLGKEYEIPKKSIYQQIRKESLGDVNKAIETYHVLKEKSKNEYSFENPGELNKLGYELLRGGNVDSALKIFSLNVSEFPGSANVYDSRGEAYFNKKEYQLSKNDYQKSLELDPTNQNAKEMILKINPLLSSKK; from the coding sequence ATGGCAAAATCCTATGAAAGAGGTTTATTCAATGGAAATGTCCTGATCGCTAAAAATAATAAAATCATCTATCAGAAATCATTTGGTTTTACAGATGAAACGCATACAACTTATTTAAATGATAAGTCGATATTTAATATTGGCTCCATTGCAAAGGAATTCAATGCTGTTGCCATCATGATTTTAGTGGAACGTGGTCTTCTTAGTCTTGATGACAGGGTATCCAAATTTAATTTGGGCCTGCCGAAATGGTCTGAAAAAGTGACCATAAGACACCTTCTTAATTATGCCAGTGGTATTCCTCCCATCGAACGATTAAAACCCGAAAATGATGCGGCGGCGTGGAATATTTTGAGAAGTAATGACAGCCTGCTCTTTGAACCGGGAACCAGTTACAGGTATGATAATGGAAATGTATTTCTACAAAGAAGAATAATTGAAAAGGTAACCGGAATATCATTTGAGGAATTTGTCATTAAAAATATAGTTAAGCCATTGAAAATGACCAATTCGGTATTTGAGCCCAAATTGGGTTATAAAAACCGAACATCGTGTTATGATATGGACAATGCCCGATGCCCGGAATTGAAATTTATCAGCGGATGGCTCTGGGTAGATAGTAATGATCTCTATAAATGGATTGAAGCACTGAACTCTAATCGATTAATATCCAAAGAATCTCTTCAGACTTTGCTGAATAATCCATACGCAAAAGATGAAGGTGGGTCACTTGGCAGATACTTTGAAAATGACGAATTGCAAAGACATAATGGAGTCTCTTATAAATTTGAATCTATCTATTTAAACGATTTTAAAAATAATATTACCATAATTCTGGTGTCCAATAATCTAAATAGAGTGTGGGACCTGGGGCATATTATTCACAACCTAATGTTGGGAAAAGAGTACGAAATTCCTAAAAAATCTATTTATCAACAGATCAGAAAAGAATCTCTGGGTGACGTAAATAAGGCTATAGAAACCTACCATGTACTCAAAGAAAAATCTAAAAATGAATATAGCTTTGAAAACCCAGGTGAGCTTAATAAACTAGGATATGAACTATTAAGGGGTGGAAATGTAGATTCAGCCCTTAAAATTTTCAGTCTTAATGTTTCTGAATTTCCCGGATCAGCCAACGTTTATGACAGTCGCGGTGAAGCCTACTTCAATAAAAAAGAATATCAATTATCAAAAAACGATTATCAGAAATCATTAGAGCTGGACCCCACCAATCAAAATGCGAAGGAAATGATTTTGAAAATCAACCCACTTTTGTCTTCTAAAAAATAA